Genomic window (Armatimonadota bacterium):
CAGTAAAGTCGAACCAGGGTTCATCCGGGTGGGGTCGGACGAGGTGACTTATAACCTTCACATCCTCATTCGCTTTGAGCTTGAAGTTGCCTTGATGATGGGCGAGCTCGACGCAAAGGACCTGCCGGAAGCGTGGGACAACAAGTACGACGAATATCTGGGAGTGTTCCCTCTGGATGACTCCGTTGGTTGCTTACAGGACGTCCACTGGGCGCGAGGCTCGGTAGGATACTTCCCGACCTACAGTTACGGAAACCTGATCGGAGTTCAGATTTGGAACAAGTTGAAATCTGAAGTTGATGGCGTGGACGAAATGATTTCAAGAGGCAACTTTCGTCCAATCATGGATTGGCTCGTTGAAAAAGTCTATGGGTATGGCCGACTCATGCCGCCGAAGTTTTTGGTCGAGCATGTTACCGGAAGCAAGATGCAAGCACAGCCTTGGTTGGATTACGCGGATTCGAAGTTCCGCGCAATCCACGGACTAGATTAGGACTCTTACTTCTCAGCGAGAAGAGTTTCGATCGCCTTCTTCAGATTCGGACTTTCGACGGTATCTCGTGGCGAGAACCTTAAGACTTTGCTTCCATCGCGTCCGATGAGGAACTTGCCGAAGTTCCATTCGATGTCGTTATGATTGTCGGTTTGCTCTAAGAGCCACTTGTAGAGCGGGTGGATATCCTCACCCTTCACTGAGATCTTGCTGAACATTGGGAAGGTGACGTTGTATTTCGACGAGCAGAAGGTCTTGATTTCAGCTTCCGTTCCAGGCTCTTGTCCACCGAAGTTGTTGGCAGGGAAGCCGAGGACGACGAGGCCCTTGTCTTTGTTAGCTTCGTATACTTTTTGCAGTGCGTCGTACTGTGGTGTGAGTCCACACTTGCTGGCGACGTTGACGACGAGAACGACTTTGCCTTTGAACTTCTTGAGGCTCGTTGGCTTGCCGTCAATGTTTGGCATGGTGAAGTCGTACAGTGAGTTTGCCGCCAC
Coding sequences:
- a CDS encoding glutathione peroxidase, with the translated sequence MISAAAIYAMLAVAPVAANSLYDFTMPNIDGKPTSLKKFKGKVVLVVNVASKCGLTPQYDALQKVYEANKDKGLVVLGFPANNFGGQEPGTEAEIKTFCSSKYNVTFPMFSKISVKGEDIHPLYKWLLEQTDNHNDIEWNFGKFLIGRDGSKVLRFSPRDTVESPNLKKAIETLLAEK